Genomic DNA from bacterium:
TGGTAAATGGCCTAGAAGGCAGTTGGGACCTAAAACATAAAATTAAAAAAATTAATTACCGCGTTAGCCTTTCGGAAGATTTAATACCCAGCGGCCCTGCAGTAGATTTTACTGTAAGCTCTCAAATAGGCCTTGGTTTTTAGCCTTATTGGATACGCATTCAAGGGCCTACAGTTTTCCCCTATTCTTCGCTTATCCCTAAAAATGGGTTAAAAAAATACTTTGTACGTTTTGATACTTTCCTTCACAATGATGCCTTAACTTTTTATAGGCCGCTGTTGCCCCGCAAGGCAGTGCTACGGCGAACCGAGGGAGAAAATTATGACAGAAGAACAAATTTTGCAGCAAATGCAGGGCATGGATCCTGATGCTATTGGCGGTGCCGCCATGGCAGGATTTATGATTGTTTATGTGGGTATTATGGCCTTGTTATATGTGTACTTTTCATTATGTCTTATGAAAATAGCACAAAAAACAAATACCCCCAACGCCTGGATGGCATGGATACCCATTGTGAACATTGTACTCATCTTACAAATAGCCAAACAACCGATGTGGTGGATTATTTTATTGCTCATCCCGTTTGTTAACATTGTAATGAGTATTATTGTGTGGATGAAAATAGCCGAGGCCCGTGGCAAACCGGGTTGGGTGGGTGTGTTGTTGATTGTACCGGTAGCTGGCCTGTTTGTGCCCGGCTATCTGGCTTTTACTGATTAATTTAACTTCTTACCTTTTACCCTCTCCCCTGTGGGAGAGGGTTGGGTGAGGGGTAATTTTTCATTGGATTTTTACAGCAGGTCCTCATATAAGCAAACCCTTGTTTCACACTTATAAGGAGATATTATGGGAAAAGGTGATAAACGCAGCCGCAAAGGAAAAATTAGAGCAGGTTCTTACGGCAAAAAGCGTCCTAAAAATAAAAAGAAAAAAGCTGCCGCTAAATAACAAAGGCCCCGGTTGGGGCCTTTGTTATTTAAACGCAAGCACTTCATACTCAATCTCTTGCCCTTTGGCTTTAATATCAAAAAAATCACCTACATGCGCCCCTAATAACAACTCACCCAAGGGAGAGTCGGGGGTAATAACACTTACTGTAAAATCATCCACATCCACTCTAATACCCCCGCCACAAGGCGCTAATAAAACATACAGTGGAGTATCGTTTTTAGAAAGTTGTATAAGATGATTAGCGCTAATGGTTTGAGACAATGCTGAAGGAAGAATATTTTTAAAATACTGGAGCCCCTCATCCAGCTCGGCCAAACGCTTTGTTTGGCCATTGGCTAAATAGGACGACTCCAGAGCAAAAGTATCATACTTACTTTTAGCCTGCGTTTCTTCATGCGTAGCCGCGGTGTGAGCATCGCCAATGGCTGCATTAATAACATCCATGCTGGATTGGATATGTTGGATAATCGCAGCGATCACTTTATTTTTATCGGGATCTTTCATTTATTTACAAAAAACAATTCCATCTTTATCTGC
This window encodes:
- a CDS encoding 30S ribosomal protein THX, whose amino-acid sequence is MGKGDKRSRKGKIRAGSYGKKRPKNKKKKAAAK
- a CDS encoding GreA/GreB family elongation factor, which translates into the protein MKDPDKNKVIAAIIQHIQSSMDVINAAIGDAHTAATHEETQAKSKYDTFALESSYLANGQTKRLAELDEGLQYFKNILPSALSQTISANHLIQLSKNDTPLYVLLAPCGGGIRVDVDDFTVSVITPDSPLGELLLGAHVGDFFDIKAKGQEIEYEVLAFK